In Lycium ferocissimum isolate CSIRO_LF1 chromosome 7, AGI_CSIRO_Lferr_CH_V1, whole genome shotgun sequence, the sequence GGCATGACAAGACCAAAATTGTTGATATTTTTTCCTAAAGTTGTAAGATAATTGTCAAGTGAAAATGTGATGTGTGAACTTCAGGTATTTTTTGCATGAAGCCATATTTAACTGAAactcatgtttttttttttttttttaacatgcaAATATGTTTTAGCATCCATATAATTGATGAGTTGTGGGGGCTaactaaaaaaattcaagttcGAAAGATAAGTATTATAATTTCAGTACCACGAGATTTTATTCTAAGCGATACTTTTCCAAATTTAAGGCagtctttattttttcaaaaactagCAAACCGTTACATCTTCAAGCTGTACTTATGTTTAACACATGATATTGTTACTACTTTAAAGCAAAATACAACTATGCAAATATGAGTATGGAGTTATATTATTAGGACAAAATTGGAGAGAAATATGATTTCTCAATATCGTAAAACTAGTATGATAAtagctaggggtgtacatggaccgggttggttcgggttttttaaagaccaaaccaaaccaattgcatcgggttttaaatctataaaccaaaccaacaaaagtcgggtttttcaagctcgggttttctcggttttttcgggttgctcgggttttttgggtttttcccggttaagtcttcatacaaaacatataacttgtacttcaaacatttctttagtcctagtaagatacgactatctaattaagatatttattaagaaaataacacaaatgagatgagaaatgaaattgtactaaaatattcaacgaaaaaattaatgaaattgcataaaataaaatgatcataatttaAAAGTACTAACTCATGCTACAATAAATACGGTTAATTTATAAGGCATGTAGAAATGATCATAAtttaaaagtactaagtcatacTAAAATAAGTACTGTCATACTAAAATAAGTACTgttaataagtattaattacatgactagatattaaagaaaaaaatgaaattaagttatctattttcactttctaaactaatataaaactaaagaatatatatcaacattattgtcattcaaGTGTTAGATATGAAttacttttgttagcattagtattgatttgatttttgttgagttttatttgagttactaatatcattgggctataaaatttattggaccattcaaaattctaattccaagcttgaaataatatgttaaaagataaaaaactatgaaaaagttaaagaaacatttataaataaatatttttatgtataaaatatgtttaaaattttataaatgtaatgtcgggttggtttgattcggtttgattttttttagttaaaaccaaaccaaatcaatagtgtttgggtttttctttttaaaaccaaaccaagtcaaatcaAACCACTAGTCtgatttttttctcggtttggttcggattatcggtttggtgcggtttgtcggtttactttgtacaccctaATAATAGCTATTAAACCACAGgggaaataagaaaagaaaaagaagaagaagtggagGAACAATAGTTTTGTTTGAAGTTGCTTGTACTACAATGACAACATATCTGGTGTAATCTCACAAGACTAATATAAGATTTCAGAAAAACCGGATaaacttagatttttttttttttgctgcttGAGTTTTTGATACTAATAAACGAATCATCATCTCTTGCATATCCTCACTTCGATTGAATTCGTTTTTTATTGgaattttataatttaaatgatAAGAATAGGATGAACGCTTCCCGTCCATCATCACAATAGGTTTCGTGGTGTAGTTGGTTATCACGTCAGTCTAACACACTGAAGGTCTCCGGTTCGAGTCCGGGCGAAGccactttttattttcattttttcccacAAAATCAAATTACCCCTCAAAAACGGCGTCGTAGTATACTATCGACAATTTTTTATCCAATTATTAATGCGTCGAACACGGATAAAGGGTCCCACCATATGAATAGCCGTAGCTATTAAAAAAGGGCCACGTCATTTACCCAATTATATTAACCTCCCACATAAGTTCCTCACTTCTCATTGGTCGAACCGTTCCACGTTATCATCTCTGTAGATTCTCCACCACAAATATCAACCAAAAAATCAGTTAAAACACATCACACCCTTTTTCATtctaaactcaaaaaaaaaaaaaaaagaagaaagaagaatcaATTTCTTAAGCATTACTTGAGATTTGAGAATTTCCAATTCCATAGCGATCTTCTGAGGAATCAACTTTTGAATTTGTTCTAAATTTTATCAACAATGGAATTGAGGCGAGCATCGTGTTATTTCTTGGCCATCTTTCTTGTTGTAACCGCTGTTCGATTTTCTCCATCTTCAGCTTTGGTCTCTAGTAAAGATATCAATCCTCCATATCCTAAAGCTATTTctgtaagtttttttttgtaattgttTTCTCAATTAATGAGAGACAAAATCGATTTTGtaaattttaagattttctGGGTGAACCGGCGACTCAATTGAGCTGATGGTtcatttaattattcatttatCAATTTTGCCTTCTCTGGTTATAATCGTAGCACAGGCaaaattgatttaaaaaatttaagatttTTAGGATCCCAATGATTATATTAACATCAGTTAGGCGTCTAAAGTAATTTATTGTTTTGAATTCGTTAGACTGATTGAACTGCTGTTGCGATAATTCCGACTATGCTACCTTAACAATGCAATAAGGCAGATATTTAGACGTGTGATTTGGTTTCCGTATTAAAGTTGGAATTGTTTTTGAAGTTTCTGActttattttccttattgttttaTAGGACTTGAAGGAGTCAATTGTAAAGGGGTTAGGTTTCCAAGCTGATGATTTCAAGATTTCCGGGTTTGATTTGAGGGATGCTCTTGTTGGTAGGTCGGTGTCGTATGAGTTTGATGTTGAAATTGATAATAAAGTTATTCCCTTGAAGCTTTTGGAGGATGTGAATAGATGGGAGTTTGTAGATTTGCCCATTTTCCGGGTACAACAAggtgaagaaaatgggttggttGAAAGGCGGAGATTAGAGAATCAGGTGCCTGTTTTGGCGCCATTTACTTTGGCAGGTCCTATGGAGCTCTGGATCCAGGATGCCAAGGACATGAGAATTTCACTACCTGTAAGTGATACCTTGGCTTgaattttgtataatattgtacacTATGTTGAAAGTTAGcctttttatttgatatattcAGCAAGAATTTTGCTTGTCAATTGTAAGTACTAAGTACCCTTTAGGGAACTGTTGAATCTTTCCCTACTCATTTTGCTCTCCTTGTCATCTGCTTTGTTATTAACTTTAATAGCTTAGGATGCAGGAAATTCCTATGAATGTTTAGTTTTCTAGGGGCTCTCTTCCCGTGTTCGTTTTCTTTTGGTGTTTCAAGAGAGTCTGCTGTTGCTGTTTACCCAGAAAAGAGAGCCTTCTTTTGCTTAATTAGTAATGGAATGCTCCTCTGTTTAGACTTGTATGCTTTTCCGAGGAAACATTAAGCTGGAAGCAGTTTCTCATTGACAGTACAGGCTTCCATTGTTTCATGTTCAATGATGCTCATTGCTATTATTGATAAACATTAATAATGTTGTGTATGACCTTGGTTGTTCCTATCTTTTTGGTGGATTTAGCTGAATTAGTTTGTACATTAGGTTGACGTTTGTATTTTTCCTGGGGAATAGAGTCACTCCACTGAAATCTTGATTCATTTGAAGTTGATGGATGTAGCTTAACTTTCCACAATCCACTTACATTGGTTTACTATGAGTCAGTGTGTTTGATGTGGTGTTTGTCTTTCTTCAGTGAGTGTTCAGCACCACCACTTGTCTGGTAATATGAAAATGGTTTTAAGTTATAAGCGTTCTAATTCTATTTTCTTGCTAGTTTTCATGTCACTGATCTACTTTGCTTTTCTTCTCGGTAATTACATGCAGCATGATGTGGATGCTGGCGAGCTGCGAAAAGTGATCTTAGCTGATGGTGCTGTTGTTACAGTCAAGGGTGCCAGATCTGTTAGTCTGCGCCACCCTATAGAACTTCCACTGCCCTTCAACAGAACGACAAATGGATTTGCGTCCGGTCTGTTGGCATTAGCTGAATATATACGTCAAGCTTCTCTCACTCAAGGGGAACCTCTCCTTTCTCTTCGAATTGTTGGTCCTACATCTCTTACATCCCCTGCCTCACCTTCTTCCCCTTCTGCAAACAAACTTAAGCTTAAACGGCTTGCGCCTGGTCTTGTTGAGTTGTCATCAGTGTCAAAATTGAAAGCCATGGACGCGATCTCCACCGTCGATCTCCAGGGAGAAGCCACTGCACTTCTTACACCCAATCAATTCACTACATTGTGGCCTGTTACATCTATCAATGGTTCAAACTCGAACTTGCTCGGTTTTGAGGCTTTGCTTTCTAATATACTGGGTCCTAAAGCAGGTAAAAAGGGCTCTTTCAAGTTACTGAAGGCAGATGTATCAGCCCAGACATTTGTGAAGATAGGTTTTGGAGTTgagaagaagttgaaggaaggaGATGGGTTCAATTGGGACGGTTATCCAGAGTGGAGAACTAAGCCTGAATCCGTGAGGATGCATTTTGAAGTTCTGGCAAAGGTAGACGGGGACAAAGTTGTGCCAGAGAGAGTCGTGCAGATTGATCCGATAACAATCGAGGACACAGTGGCACCAAGTGTGCTCTTGGGCAATGTCTCGATGTCAAAGACTCCAATTGTTCACCAACCTCCAAATCCATTCACTTTGTAAACTCCTTAGACGGGCTTGGTTTGTGTTGAGCAATATTGTATAGATAAAATTACCTTTTACTTTTGTCCTTTCTTTTCATAGCAATTACATATATCAGGTGCTAAGAGACCTGACTTTGTAAGAGTATATCGAAGAAGTATCAGGAATATATGCCAGATCTTTTTGGTATTCGACGCAATTTTTTAGATTCTGTTCATGTTTGCTGTCTTAAAAGTTCACCGATTTAACATGAGAAAGCTTTCCATCAGGCGGAACACCGAAGTGTTTGTTCTTTTACCAAAATTAGCAAACCACATGAAGCTTACACTTCGAATAATATTCATTTCAGAAAATGGAGATTCTTTATTTGCATAGTACTTGACAGACAACCATTTCATTTCTAATATTTACCAGACTACCAGAAAAAGTATTACTGAATTTGAAAATCAACACAAAAGTGTTTGTTCTTCTTTCACCAAAATTAGCAGAACACATGAAGCTTACATTTCGAATAATATTCATTTCAGAGCAAGAAAATGGAGACACTCTTTATTAGCATAGTACTTGGCAGACAACCATTTCATTTCTAATATTTACCAGACAATCAGAAAAAGTATTACTGAATTTGAATCTCAATACTAATTCCTGATGAAGGAAATTCCTTTCTGAATGCTCTCAGCAAGCTCTTTCTTGGCCTTCTCCAGTCCAATCCTGTTGGAAATTACTCAGTCAGAGAACTAACTTATCTAATACCCGAAGATTTGCATGTCAAGCCTAGCGTTCTTACCTCTCATACTCGTTTAGGGGACCAAGTTGATAGACTTCTTCAGCTCCGGTACGGCCAAGTCGTACTTTGGAGGCAAAGAAAGGGAGTTCTGTGACCTGTGTCAAAATTGTTATTGGTCAGTCAGTAAAAAATTGAcagaaaagaaaacaagtagACTTGTCAGGACTTTTGCACTTATGTTTAGCCTTCTGCTTTTGATTGGCTATAAAGGGAGCAGCCAATAAGTTCGAGAAAGTACCTGAGAGGCTACAAAAGCACAAGCCACCACACCGGCATCTCCTCTTAAGCCCTTGAGGCAAACATCTGCAAATTTTACAGCTGCATATGCCTATAGGCACGTACCGCATTAAATTCAGTTCTACTCAATATGCCTATATTCAATGTGCAGAAAGCATTAATTGAAATAATTCAAGGAGTAATTCTAACCATAGATAGTGTTGCAGATCCAGCCCCTTTTTTTGCCTGCAAAGATAAAAATTCTTGAGGTTAACAGTGATAGTTCAAATTCTGTTGCAAGAAACTATGAGTATATGCTGAATTGCAAGTAGTGCACGCGTTATGCTAGATGGTAGTTGCACAATACCTCAACAACCTCCGTTCCTCCATCTTGAATGCGCTTAGTCAAATATTCTGTTTCCTCCTGCGTGAAGGAGCAAGGAGGGTTGACCTACAATGCGTTACAAAGTTCAACATATCAGTATCAGAAGAAATTTCACATGCAGGAAAGTTTCTCTTTGTATATCTGCTAAAGTAAAAATTTGTTATTTATACCTGTGAGAGAACAGGCAAAATTGTCACCCCAGCATGACCTCCAACAACAGGAACTTCTACTTCCCTAGGATCTAGTCCCAGAACTTCTGCCTGTAAGGTTCTCAATCAGATATAAAAGAGaaccaaaaaaagaacaaaGGTCTAGTAGTTAGTGGATGGAGCCGGAAAAGCAGTGACAGAATTGTCTGATGAAAT encodes:
- the LOC132064768 gene encoding protein TUNICAMYCIN INDUCED 1 codes for the protein MELRRASCYFLAIFLVVTAVRFSPSSALVSSKDINPPYPKAISDLKESIVKGLGFQADDFKISGFDLRDALVGRSVSYEFDVEIDNKVIPLKLLEDVNRWEFVDLPIFRVQQGEENGLVERRRLENQVPVLAPFTLAGPMELWIQDAKDMRISLPHDVDAGELRKVILADGAVVTVKGARSVSLRHPIELPLPFNRTTNGFASGLLALAEYIRQASLTQGEPLLSLRIVGPTSLTSPASPSSPSANKLKLKRLAPGLVELSSVSKLKAMDAISTVDLQGEATALLTPNQFTTLWPVTSINGSNSNLLGFEALLSNILGPKAGKKGSFKLLKADVSAQTFVKIGFGVEKKLKEGDGFNWDGYPEWRTKPESVRMHFEVLAKVDGDKVVPERVVQIDPITIEDTVAPSVLLGNVSMSKTPIVHQPPNPFTL